A genome region from Arthrobacter sp. V1I9 includes the following:
- a CDS encoding LysR family transcriptional regulator, translating to MLNIRRLELLLDVVELGSITAAAEKHVYSPSGVSQQLRRLEAEIGQPLLQRQTRGMVPTDAGHVLAAHTRRILRQMAAAEADLAEIAGLHRGSLTMGTFPTLGGSFLPLVISRFKKEYPAIELHVRSSRFEDLVEMLENGQVGMSLLWDYEWNRINPGDFALTTVFEDATALIVGKDHRLGRRKQVDMADLAAEEWIVRGDAHPVVEVLHRSASAAGFTPRIAFQANDYQEAQAMVSVGLGIALAPRTAVVNKHPGVSIVSLGASAPSRRVLLAHRHDRVRAAAEMAFQATLLEVAKETTADFR from the coding sequence GTGCTGAACATCAGGAGGCTTGAACTGCTGTTGGACGTGGTCGAGCTCGGATCGATTACCGCCGCTGCTGAAAAGCATGTGTACTCCCCATCCGGGGTGTCGCAGCAGCTGCGGAGGCTGGAAGCCGAAATCGGGCAGCCACTTCTTCAACGGCAGACCCGCGGTATGGTCCCCACTGATGCCGGTCATGTTCTCGCAGCGCACACCCGGCGCATCCTGCGACAGATGGCTGCCGCTGAGGCGGATTTGGCAGAAATCGCAGGACTCCACCGGGGCAGCCTGACCATGGGGACCTTCCCCACCCTCGGCGGATCCTTTCTCCCGCTCGTGATCAGCCGGTTCAAGAAGGAGTACCCGGCGATTGAGCTGCACGTGCGCAGCAGCCGTTTCGAGGACTTGGTTGAGATGCTCGAGAACGGCCAGGTTGGAATGTCTCTCCTCTGGGACTACGAATGGAACCGGATCAACCCTGGGGACTTTGCCCTCACGACTGTTTTCGAGGATGCTACGGCGCTCATAGTGGGCAAGGACCACCGACTGGGGCGACGAAAGCAAGTGGACATGGCAGACCTGGCCGCCGAAGAATGGATTGTTCGCGGTGATGCCCATCCTGTGGTTGAAGTACTGCACAGAAGCGCTAGTGCGGCAGGGTTTACTCCACGGATCGCTTTTCAGGCCAACGACTACCAGGAGGCCCAGGCAATGGTCAGTGTTGGCCTGGGCATAGCGCTTGCTCCGCGAACCGCCGTTGTCAATAAGCATCCCGGTGTCAGCATCGTTTCACTGGGTGCCAGTGCCCCGTCCCGACGAGTGCTCCTGGCCCACCGTCACGACAGGGTGCGCGCTGCCGCGGAAATGGCCTTCCAGGCAACCCTCCTGGAGGTTGCCAAAGAAACGACCGCGGATTTCCGGTGA
- a CDS encoding PrpF domain-containing protein, translating into MFKIPAAWMRGGTSKCWVFEWDHLQVPGKSVDEVLLRLFGSPDNRQIDGVGGGTSTTSKAVILSRSVSDEADVDYTFAQVAIDEQKVDWGSNCGNCSAVVAPYAIERGWVVPGQETTSVRTLNTNTDQLILQKVPTPEGKLQDPGTQMIPGVPFPGLSVGMGFLDPAGRTTGKLFPTGEPVEKVTFDGREVPATLIDAGAPLIILDAESIGLTGNETAADIDSQAALLVHLDDVRRDAAVRMGLAATRADAARAIPKLALVGKAAPEDEAELNVRMLSMGRLHPAMLSPGYHRKRSADHGRPARRHCGPGSALNGSFVRAHHAHPRRPSPDMGRNQRRRARRRNHPKRPPHRGRRTAASRVLVSGTQNNSLSSYRHWSGVALR; encoded by the coding sequence ATGTTTAAGATCCCAGCAGCGTGGATGCGGGGCGGAACCAGCAAGTGTTGGGTGTTCGAGTGGGACCATCTGCAGGTTCCCGGTAAGAGCGTGGACGAAGTTCTTCTGCGTCTCTTCGGCAGCCCCGACAACCGTCAGATCGACGGCGTCGGAGGCGGAACATCCACGACAAGCAAGGCCGTTATCCTGTCCCGCTCTGTCAGTGACGAGGCCGATGTCGACTACACGTTTGCACAGGTGGCCATCGACGAGCAGAAAGTGGACTGGGGCAGCAACTGCGGCAACTGCTCAGCCGTAGTCGCCCCCTATGCGATCGAACGGGGCTGGGTGGTTCCCGGCCAGGAGACCACCTCCGTCCGGACCTTGAATACCAACACCGATCAGCTCATTTTGCAGAAGGTTCCAACGCCGGAGGGCAAACTTCAGGATCCGGGCACCCAGATGATCCCGGGCGTTCCGTTCCCCGGGCTGTCGGTCGGCATGGGGTTCCTGGATCCGGCCGGGAGGACCACCGGGAAGCTGTTCCCCACCGGTGAACCGGTGGAGAAGGTGACGTTCGATGGGCGGGAAGTCCCAGCGACGCTCATCGATGCCGGCGCTCCCCTGATCATCCTGGACGCTGAGTCCATCGGCCTCACCGGCAACGAGACGGCCGCGGACATCGACAGCCAGGCGGCACTTCTTGTCCATCTGGATGACGTACGCCGGGACGCCGCCGTGCGCATGGGCCTTGCAGCAACGCGCGCTGACGCCGCACGGGCGATACCCAAGCTGGCCCTGGTCGGCAAAGCGGCCCCGGAGGATGAAGCTGAGCTCAACGTCAGGATGCTGTCCATGGGCAGGCTCCACCCGGCCATGCTGTCACCTGGCTATCACCGGAAGCGTAGCGCTGACCATGGCCGCCCAGCACGAAGGCACTGTGGTCCGGGATCTGCTCTCAACGGATCCTTCGTCCGGGCTCATCATGCGCACCCCCGCCGGCCTAGTCCAGACATGGGCAGAAATCAACGACGGCGTGCCCGTCGTCGGAACCATCCGAAGCGCCCGCCGCATCGCGGACGCCGAACTGCTGCTTCCAGAGTCCTGGTAAGCGGAACACAAAATAACAGCCTGTCCTCTTATCGACACTGGAGTGGTGTTGCATTGAGGTAG
- a CDS encoding tripartite tricarboxylate transporter substrate binding protein codes for MTSNKSSLEPPGLSPEGTDGQTEQGEQPDPPKHSRRTILTAVGAFALLGTATTVLGGSLLNPPSSTEDGNFSGETLEFLIPLASGGGTDTWARFIGTELTNYVPGRPGFAPVNEAGGEGILGTNRFARSAKTDGTEILVGTASTVVPWVLGRSAVKYSFEDLKPVVVNGTGGVIYARAEAGVAGVQDLINREQPLEFGGISATGLDITTLVAFDLLEADITTTFGFEGRGPVNLALQRGEIDLDYQTTSAYGSAVAGIAKEGKAVVLMSFGQLNEAGDVIRDPNFPDVPTVAEAYETLHGKKPSGEKFEAYKTLLGLTYTYQKGLWVPQETPENAYELLRQSSEKLGTDTGFQEKASKVLGGYPLVADTGMADRVRDAYKVSGSVRSYVTGLLADKYNIHVE; via the coding sequence ATGACGAGCAACAAGTCATCCTTGGAGCCGCCCGGACTCTCCCCGGAAGGCACCGACGGGCAGACCGAGCAAGGCGAGCAGCCAGATCCGCCCAAGCACTCCCGGCGCACTATCCTCACCGCCGTCGGTGCGTTCGCGCTCCTGGGAACGGCAACCACCGTCCTGGGCGGCAGCTTGCTGAACCCACCCTCCAGCACCGAAGACGGCAACTTCAGCGGCGAAACCCTCGAATTCCTGATTCCCCTGGCTTCAGGAGGCGGAACAGATACCTGGGCCCGGTTCATCGGCACCGAACTGACCAACTACGTCCCCGGCCGCCCCGGTTTCGCACCCGTGAACGAAGCCGGCGGCGAAGGCATTCTCGGCACCAACAGGTTCGCCCGGTCAGCCAAGACCGACGGCACTGAGATCCTGGTCGGGACAGCCTCCACCGTAGTGCCCTGGGTGCTGGGACGCTCGGCCGTTAAATACTCCTTTGAAGACCTCAAGCCCGTCGTGGTCAACGGCACCGGCGGAGTCATCTACGCCCGGGCCGAAGCCGGGGTTGCAGGTGTTCAGGACCTGATCAACCGGGAGCAGCCGCTGGAGTTCGGCGGGATCAGCGCCACAGGCCTGGATATCACCACCCTGGTCGCCTTCGACCTGCTCGAAGCGGACATCACGACCACCTTTGGGTTCGAAGGCCGAGGCCCGGTCAACTTGGCCCTGCAGCGCGGCGAAATCGACTTGGACTACCAGACGACCTCAGCCTACGGCTCGGCCGTCGCCGGCATCGCCAAGGAAGGCAAAGCCGTCGTCCTAATGTCCTTCGGCCAACTGAACGAGGCCGGGGACGTCATCCGTGACCCGAACTTCCCCGACGTGCCAACGGTCGCAGAAGCCTACGAAACGCTCCACGGAAAGAAGCCGTCAGGGGAAAAATTTGAGGCCTACAAGACCCTGCTCGGGCTCACCTACACCTACCAAAAAGGACTTTGGGTGCCCCAGGAAACACCCGAGAACGCCTACGAGCTGCTGCGCCAATCCAGCGAGAAGCTCGGCACCGACACAGGTTTCCAGGAAAAGGCTTCCAAAGTACTCGGCGGCTACCCCCTCGTCGCGGACACCGGCATGGCCGACCGCGTCCGCGACGCCTACAAAGTCAGCGGCTCCGTCCGGTCCTATGTCACAGGGCTGCTCGCGGACAAATACAACATCCACGTTGAATAA